The following proteins are co-located in the Microvirga ossetica genome:
- a CDS encoding IS110 family transposase: MKHYAGLDVSVKETSLCILDETGKVCRELKVTSHPDDLAQLLRDPAWRLERVGLEAGPLSQWLYSGLAMAGLPVICIETRHTKAFLKAQVNKTDRNGARGIAQMMRVNLFRPVHVTTLTSQNRRALLTARKLLQEKAIAIENDIRGLLRNFGLKVGIIGKVRFEDRIRELVAGLPELAEIMACLLEARQSLRERFAILHRKVLVTVRDDDVCRRLMTIPGVGPVVSLAFSATIDIPARFKTSKAVGPALGLTPVLNQSGESNRIGRVSLCGDAMMRALLYEAAQVLLTRVQKWSWLKAWAVNVARRRGLQKAIVALARRLAVIMHRLWSDGTEFRWTRESATATA, encoded by the coding sequence ATGAAGCATTATGCCGGCCTCGACGTCTCGGTCAAAGAGACTTCTTTGTGCATTCTGGACGAGACGGGCAAGGTCTGTCGCGAACTGAAGGTGACCAGCCATCCAGACGACCTGGCGCAGCTGCTCCGGGATCCAGCCTGGCGGCTCGAGCGGGTCGGGCTCGAAGCCGGTCCGCTGTCCCAATGGCTCTACAGCGGGCTGGCCATGGCCGGGCTGCCGGTCATTTGCATTGAGACGCGTCACACCAAGGCGTTCCTGAAGGCGCAGGTGAACAAGACCGACCGCAACGGTGCGCGCGGCATCGCTCAGATGATGCGTGTCAACCTGTTCCGGCCCGTTCATGTGACGACGCTCACCAGCCAGAACAGACGCGCCCTGCTGACAGCTCGCAAGTTATTGCAGGAAAAAGCCATTGCCATCGAGAACGACATCCGCGGTCTGCTGCGCAACTTTGGGCTCAAGGTCGGGATCATTGGCAAGGTCAGGTTCGAGGACCGGATCCGGGAGCTCGTGGCGGGACTACCGGAGCTGGCCGAGATCATGGCTTGCCTCCTCGAAGCCCGTCAGAGCCTGCGGGAGCGCTTCGCCATCCTGCATCGCAAAGTGTTGGTGACCGTCCGGGACGATGACGTCTGCCGGCGCCTGATGACCATCCCCGGTGTCGGTCCTGTGGTATCGCTGGCCTTCAGCGCCACGATCGACATTCCGGCGCGGTTCAAGACTTCCAAGGCAGTCGGCCCCGCTCTGGGGCTCACGCCGGTTCTCAACCAGTCCGGCGAGAGCAATCGGATCGGACGCGTCTCTCTGTGCGGCGACGCCATGATGCGAGCGCTACTCTATGAGGCAGCTCAGGTGCTGCTGACCCGGGTGCAGAAATGGTCCTGGCTGAAGGCCTGGGCCGTGAATGTGGCCCGACGGCGCGGCCTGCAAAAGGCCATCGTGGCTCTGGCGCGTCGCTTGGCTGTGATCATGCACCGCCTCTGGAGCGACGGCACCGAGTTCCGCTGGACCAGGGAGAGTGCCACGGCGACCGCCTGA
- a CDS encoding SAM-dependent methyltransferase, which yields MTEDRADRQYEFYPQQYTRFGSDISAEIRREVYGEDLGQLGWRTLDEQAQIAELCSRSSPCHVLDVACGSGGPSLALVASTGCTLTGIDIEASAIAQAQRLASERGFSEKARFLTLDCRNALPFENDAFDVVVCIDAVLHLGDRFAILADWSRLLRPGGLLLFTDAAVLTGAISKDEFEIRASQGGFLLVPPGLNETAVAAAGLVLQRCDDRTRATADLATRLHVARERRSSELAKTEGLEWFSQRQNFLAVTAELASSSRLSRFFYIVEKPAIAHV from the coding sequence ATGACCGAGGATCGGGCCGATCGGCAATATGAGTTTTACCCCCAGCAGTACACACGCTTTGGAAGCGATATCTCGGCCGAGATCCGGCGCGAGGTCTATGGAGAGGACCTAGGTCAACTGGGGTGGCGGACCCTTGACGAACAGGCCCAAATCGCTGAGCTGTGCAGTCGTTCCAGCCCCTGCCACGTCCTCGATGTCGCCTGCGGATCCGGCGGGCCCTCGCTCGCGCTTGTCGCCTCGACCGGCTGCACACTGACCGGCATTGACATCGAAGCCTCCGCCATTGCACAAGCCCAGCGTCTCGCATCAGAGCGCGGCTTCTCTGAAAAAGCCCGCTTTCTCACGCTCGACTGTCGGAACGCGCTGCCCTTCGAGAATGACGCGTTTGATGTCGTAGTCTGCATTGATGCAGTGCTTCATCTTGGGGATCGGTTCGCAATCCTAGCCGATTGGTCGCGATTGCTGCGGCCTGGAGGCCTATTGCTCTTCACCGATGCCGCCGTTCTGACCGGAGCTATCTCAAAGGACGAATTTGAGATTCGAGCATCACAAGGGGGCTTTCTGCTTGTGCCACCGGGATTAAATGAAACCGCAGTGGCGGCGGCCGGTCTCGTCCTGCAACGCTGTGACGATCGGACTCGAGCCACCGCGGATCTTGCAACCCGGTTGCATGTGGCGCGGGAAAGGCGCTCCTCCGAGTTAGCAAAGACAGAGGGCTTAGAATGGTTTTCGCAACGCCAGAACTTCCTCGCGGTGACGGCTGAGCTGGCATCCAGCAGCCGGCTATCGCGATTTTTCTACATCGTCGAAAAGCCTGCCATCGCACATGTGTGA
- a CDS encoding SAM-dependent methyltransferase has protein sequence MISVALLGIGASGTALAFARGARTSSSFGFGFTGCAVLFAISTVGGFALAQRVPFNPLEVIWDVHQQLHLARIYLLLALPFFASGAAIGLAFIHYSDRIATIYRADLLGAGAGALLTVALLYVLPPQECLRIIGGLGFVAATLAALDSGARRSAAALAALAVISTVAWPSSWLQLQPSPYKGLSVALTAPDARVLAQRSNPLGLLTVVESPVVPFRYAPGLSLSAMSEPPMQLGVFTDAEAPTFITRSTGDKSALEFLDQQTTALPYHLLKAPRTLILGAGGGADVLNALYHDAARIDALELNPDLVDLVRGPFSAFAGGIYQREGVTVHIAEARSFVEASRQRWDLIQLALLDSFTAAAAGVQALGESPLYTVEALQAYYGHLAPGGLLAITRWLLAPPRDAIKLFATAAVALEQRGVSSPGAQLAMIHSWNTATLLMKNGPFNAADIAAIRAFAVARSFDVAWYPGMAEAEANRFNQVAEPYLYRAAVAVLGPARERFLNDYRFYIVPATDDRPYFFRSFKWALLPELLAQRAQGGLTQVDAGYLVLLATLLQSAIASLVLILLPLAVLRAKHSNRKPGAVARWQVVLYFSALGFGFMFIEISFIQRFTLFLGHPLAAIAVVLAAFLVFAGLGSGIAAPLASRRQAVIVIAVVGIIAFAGIYLIGLPVLLPSLVSLPAPLKTAIALVLIAPLGFAMGLPFPLGLERISAEAPDLVPWAWGINGCASVVGAVLASILAMHIGLTLVVCLALALYAVAALTLMTETPRTLKETLSGSDAPGAT, from the coding sequence ATGATCAGCGTGGCGCTGCTCGGGATTGGCGCCAGCGGCACGGCCCTGGCCTTCGCGCGAGGAGCGCGCACCTCATCATCCTTTGGCTTCGGCTTCACCGGCTGCGCCGTGCTGTTCGCGATCTCCACTGTCGGAGGCTTTGCACTCGCACAGCGGGTGCCGTTCAATCCGCTCGAGGTGATCTGGGATGTCCACCAGCAGCTTCATCTGGCGCGGATTTACCTGTTGCTGGCTCTGCCCTTTTTTGCCTCCGGTGCCGCGATTGGGCTGGCTTTCATTCACTACAGCGATCGGATTGCCACGATCTACCGCGCGGACCTGCTCGGCGCCGGTGCCGGTGCGCTGCTGACTGTCGCCCTGCTGTACGTGCTCCCGCCGCAGGAATGCCTGCGGATCATTGGCGGCCTGGGCTTCGTTGCGGCGACACTTGCCGCTTTGGACAGTGGCGCTCGCCGTTCGGCTGCCGCGTTGGCTGCTCTTGCGGTGATCTCAACGGTCGCTTGGCCGTCTTCGTGGCTGCAGCTACAGCCATCACCGTACAAGGGCTTGAGCGTAGCCTTGACAGCACCGGATGCCCGTGTCCTGGCACAGCGGTCTAATCCACTGGGGCTGCTGACAGTGGTCGAGAGCCCGGTTGTTCCATTTCGCTATGCTCCCGGGCTCAGCCTCAGCGCCATGTCGGAGCCGCCCATGCAGTTGGGTGTCTTCACGGATGCCGAAGCGCCGACGTTCATCACCCGCTCTACGGGGGACAAGAGTGCGCTCGAATTTCTCGATCAGCAGACCACAGCGCTCCCGTACCACCTCCTCAAGGCGCCACGCACGCTCATCCTGGGAGCGGGAGGGGGCGCCGACGTGCTGAATGCTCTGTACCATGACGCAGCACGCATCGACGCGCTTGAGCTCAACCCAGATCTGGTCGACCTGGTGCGTGGGCCATTCTCGGCTTTCGCCGGAGGGATCTATCAGCGCGAGGGTGTCACGGTGCACATCGCCGAGGCACGCAGCTTCGTGGAGGCGAGCAGGCAGCGTTGGGATTTGATCCAGCTGGCACTTCTCGATTCCTTCACGGCGGCGGCGGCAGGTGTTCAGGCTCTTGGGGAAAGTCCACTCTACACGGTGGAGGCGCTTCAGGCTTATTACGGGCATCTCGCCCCTGGCGGGCTGCTGGCCATCACGCGCTGGCTGCTCGCGCCGCCCCGCGATGCCATAAAACTGTTCGCCACCGCCGCTGTGGCTCTCGAGCAAAGGGGTGTCTCATCCCCCGGCGCTCAGCTGGCGATGATCCATAGCTGGAACACGGCAACACTCTTGATGAAGAATGGGCCCTTCAATGCCGCCGATATTGCCGCGATCCGAGCTTTCGCCGTAGCCCGTTCCTTCGACGTGGCTTGGTATCCGGGTATGGCCGAGGCAGAGGCGAACCGCTTCAACCAAGTGGCCGAACCCTACCTGTACCGCGCCGCCGTGGCGGTGCTTGGCCCGGCACGGGAGCGTTTTCTGAACGACTACAGGTTCTACATCGTGCCGGCAACCGATGACCGGCCCTACTTTTTCCGCTCGTTCAAATGGGCATTGCTGCCCGAGCTTTTGGCCCAACGCGCGCAAGGTGGGCTGACCCAAGTGGATGCGGGGTATTTGGTCTTGCTCGCCACACTCCTGCAATCAGCGATCGCGAGCTTGGTCCTCATCCTGTTGCCGCTGGCGGTGTTGCGCGCCAAACACTCGAATCGCAAGCCTGGAGCCGTGGCACGGTGGCAGGTCGTGCTTTACTTTTCGGCTCTTGGCTTTGGGTTCATGTTTATCGAAATCAGCTTCATCCAGCGCTTTACATTGTTCCTTGGTCATCCCCTAGCGGCGATAGCAGTGGTGTTGGCGGCCTTCCTGGTCTTCGCTGGTCTTGGGAGTGGCATCGCGGCACCCCTCGCTTCGCGAAGACAGGCGGTCATTGTGATTGCTGTGGTAGGCATCATCGCGTTCGCCGGGATCTATCTGATTGGATTGCCTGTTCTGCTGCCGAGCCTTGTCAGCTTGCCCGCTCCACTCAAAACAGCAATAGCCCTTGTCTTGATCGCACCACTGGGCTTCGCGATGGGTCTCCCGTTCCCACTTGGCTTGGAGCGGATATCCGCAGAGGCCCCTGACCTGGTGCCATGGGCTTGGGGCATCAATGGCTGTGCCTCAGTGGTCGGGGCTGTCCTTGCGAGTATCCTTGCGATGCATATCGGTCTAACTCTCGTCGTCTGTTTGGCCCTCGCGCTCTATGCTGTTGCGGCACTGACGCTCATGACCGAAACACCTCGAACTCTCAAAGAGACTTTGTCAGGCTCTGATGCCCCAGGAGCCACGTAG
- a CDS encoding protein-L-isoaspartate(D-aspartate) O-methyltransferase, whose amino-acid sequence MARTLVLLATALPLLTAAAAEPDYRIARQKMVDTIEGFATRLAAALGTGGLTPSVLAIMRQVPRHEFVPAEVRAAAYDNRPLPIGYGQTISQPYIVALMTGLVRSDKDDVVLEVGTGSGYQAAVLSPLVSRVYSIEIVEALAKRATERLATLGYGNVTVRHGDGYHGWPEHSPFDAIIVTAAASHIPPPLVRQLKPGGRMVIPVGPPFMAQNLMLVEKDTREQVHTRTLVPVQFVPLTGGNR is encoded by the coding sequence ATGGCTCGCACGCTGGTCCTGCTCGCCACAGCTCTGCCGCTGTTGACCGCCGCAGCCGCGGAGCCGGATTATAGGATAGCGCGGCAAAAAATGGTCGATACAATCGAGGGGTTCGCCACCCGTCTCGCCGCTGCCCTGGGTACCGGCGGCCTCACTCCATCCGTCCTGGCTATCATGCGGCAGGTGCCACGGCACGAGTTCGTGCCCGCAGAGGTCCGAGCTGCCGCCTATGACAACCGGCCCCTGCCGATCGGCTATGGCCAGACAATCTCACAGCCTTACATCGTTGCCCTCATGACCGGCCTTGTGAGGTCGGACAAGGACGATGTTGTTCTCGAGGTCGGGACCGGCTCCGGCTATCAGGCTGCAGTGCTGTCGCCGCTGGTCAGCCGCGTCTACTCGATCGAGATCGTGGAGGCGCTGGCCAAGCGGGCAACGGAACGATTGGCTACGCTGGGCTACGGCAATGTGACGGTGCGGCACGGCGACGGCTATCATGGCTGGCCCGAACACAGCCCCTTCGATGCAATCATTGTGACCGCAGCCGCAAGCCATATTCCACCGCCGCTCGTCAGGCAACTCAAGCCGGGGGGCCGCATGGTCATTCCGGTCGGGCCACCCTTCATGGCTCAGAACCTGATGCTGGTTGAGAAAGACACCCGGGAGCAAGTGCATACTCGCACACTCGTGCCCGTCCAGTTCGTCCCGCTGACTGGCGGTAATCGCTAG
- a CDS encoding NAD-dependent epimerase/dehydratase family protein — translation MAETGGYHVVLGATGGAGCALVAELARQGRRVRAVGRRATDPWPKGVEAVTADILRADEVRKTCRDAAVVYHAANVPYAQWPQVLPAMTESVIAAASAADAVLVVVDNLYMYGPSSGPMTEDSPRRASGPKGQLRARLEETLLAAHTRGRVGVAIGRGSDFYGLHANSAATMLVIEPALRGKTASWLGSLDAPHTLTYLPDFARGLVTLGTNARAWGEVWHIPSGPPVTGRTFIAEVFGALGQPPRMRRLGRGMMTLAGLFNRQIREAREVLYQFERPFVMDTSKFERTFGGAVTPLREGVRQTIAALQSTQ, via the coding sequence GTGGCGGAGACGGGAGGTTATCACGTTGTCCTCGGGGCCACCGGCGGCGCCGGTTGTGCCCTCGTGGCCGAGCTGGCACGCCAGGGCCGCCGCGTGCGGGCGGTCGGCCGCAGAGCCACCGACCCATGGCCCAAGGGAGTCGAGGCGGTCACGGCCGACATCCTGCGAGCCGACGAGGTTCGGAAGACCTGCCGGGATGCAGCCGTCGTCTATCACGCAGCGAACGTGCCGTACGCGCAGTGGCCGCAGGTCCTGCCGGCGATGACCGAGAGCGTGATTGCGGCAGCCTCAGCCGCCGATGCCGTTCTCGTGGTGGTCGACAACCTCTACATGTACGGCCCCTCAAGTGGTCCGATGACCGAGGACAGCCCACGCCGGGCGAGCGGCCCCAAGGGGCAGCTGCGGGCCCGCCTGGAAGAGACGCTTCTGGCCGCTCACACGCGTGGCCGGGTCGGCGTCGCGATCGGCCGCGGCTCGGACTTCTATGGCCTCCATGCCAACTCAGCCGCCACTATGCTGGTGATCGAGCCAGCCCTGCGGGGAAAGACCGCCTCCTGGCTCGGCTCATTGGATGCGCCCCATACACTCACCTACCTGCCGGACTTTGCCCGGGGCCTGGTTACCCTCGGGACGAATGCCCGCGCCTGGGGCGAGGTCTGGCACATTCCGAGCGGCCCGCCTGTGACAGGCAGGACCTTCATCGCTGAGGTGTTCGGGGCCCTGGGCCAGCCGCCCCGGATGCGGCGGCTCGGGCGGGGCATGATGACACTGGCCGGCCTGTTCAATCGCCAGATCCGCGAGGCCCGTGAGGTGCTCTATCAGTTCGAGCGGCCGTTCGTGATGGACACGTCCAAGTTCGAGCGCACGTTCGGGGGCGCCGTCACGCCGCTGCGGGAAGGCGTTCGACAGACCATTGCCGCCCTGCAATCCACCCAGTGA